A DNA window from Litorivicinus lipolyticus contains the following coding sequences:
- the mnmE gene encoding tRNA uridine-5-carboxymethylaminomethyl(34) synthesis GTPase MnmE, whose amino-acid sequence MDSIAAIATAPGLGAVGVVKVAGPAARSIIQSLNWPLRPRQATLVTLNADNGDTIDSGLLIYFPGPNSYTGDDTLEFQGHGGPVVLNQVLQRFLALGARMARPGEFSERAFLNDKLDLAQAEAVADLITASSAEAAKRAMRSLQGEFSKRVQALFDAIVHLRIYVEAAIDFPEEEIDFLADGKVAALFDDIDRDLADLRANARAGQRFNEGIQIVLVGKPNAGKSSLLNALSGRDSAIVTPIAGTTRDVLTEQINLDGLPTEIVDTAGLRETLDPIEAEGVRRALAALKRADLVLFLTDASDGRAQLNDDLTALLPDQVRPDFIVWNKSDLIAEPLQLGANELSISASTGAGLDGLIDAIKERAGITPHESGFLARARHVDALDRCATALQAGRAQLDGAMAGELLAEDLKWAHDCLGEITGKMSADDLLGEIFSSFCIGK is encoded by the coding sequence ATGGACAGCATTGCGGCCATTGCCACTGCACCCGGTCTGGGTGCGGTGGGTGTAGTCAAAGTTGCGGGCCCCGCTGCCCGCAGCATTATCCAATCGCTTAACTGGCCATTGCGACCGCGCCAAGCCACCCTCGTGACCCTGAACGCCGATAACGGCGACACCATTGACTCAGGCTTGCTGATTTATTTCCCCGGCCCCAACAGCTATACCGGCGATGATACCTTGGAATTCCAAGGCCACGGCGGTCCGGTCGTGCTCAATCAAGTCTTGCAGCGCTTCTTAGCACTGGGCGCGCGTATGGCGCGGCCGGGCGAGTTCAGCGAGCGAGCCTTCCTCAACGACAAGCTTGATCTGGCCCAGGCCGAAGCCGTCGCCGACTTGATCACCGCCTCCAGCGCCGAAGCAGCCAAGCGCGCCATGCGCTCACTGCAGGGCGAGTTTTCAAAACGCGTACAGGCGTTATTCGACGCCATTGTCCACCTTCGAATTTACGTTGAAGCGGCGATCGATTTCCCCGAAGAGGAAATTGATTTTTTGGCCGACGGCAAAGTCGCCGCCCTATTCGACGATATTGATCGGGATCTGGCGGATCTACGCGCCAACGCCCGCGCCGGTCAGCGCTTTAACGAAGGCATTCAAATCGTCTTGGTCGGCAAGCCCAACGCGGGAAAATCGTCGTTATTGAATGCCCTAAGCGGTCGCGACAGCGCCATCGTCACGCCGATTGCCGGGACCACCCGCGACGTACTGACCGAACAGATCAACCTGGATGGGCTACCGACCGAGATCGTCGACACCGCTGGCCTACGCGAAACGCTGGATCCGATCGAGGCCGAAGGCGTGCGCCGCGCTCTGGCAGCATTAAAACGCGCCGACTTGGTGTTGTTTTTAACCGATGCCAGCGACGGTCGCGCCCAACTTAACGACGATTTGACTGCGCTGCTGCCCGATCAGGTGCGACCTGACTTTATCGTCTGGAACAAATCCGACCTGATTGCCGAGCCGCTTCAACTCGGCGCCAACGAGTTATCTATCAGCGCTTCGACTGGGGCCGGTTTGGACGGTTTGATTGACGCGATTAAAGAGCGCGCGGGCATCACCCCACACGAATCGGGCTTCCTCGCCCGAGCCCGCCACGTCGATGCATTGGATCGGTGCGCCACAGCGCTCCAGGCGGGTCGTGCCCAACTGGACGGTGCGATGGCGGGGGAACTGCTCGCCGAAGACCTAAAGTGGGCCCACGACTGCTTAGGCGAGATCACCGGCAAGATGTCCGCTGACGATCTACTCGGCGAGATTTTCTCCTCGTTTTGTATTGGCAAATAA
- a CDS encoding TIGR03643 family protein, with translation MKEYTESELSRIVEMAWEDRTPFEAIETLYGLKETGVRRLMRRHLKASSFRLWRARVSGRVTKHAKLRPAGVSRGYCPTQYKR, from the coding sequence ATGAAAGAGTACACAGAATCAGAGTTATCGCGGATTGTGGAGATGGCATGGGAAGATCGCACCCCATTCGAGGCAATTGAGACCCTGTACGGGCTCAAAGAGACGGGTGTGCGGCGACTGATGCGACGTCATTTGAAAGCGAGTTCGTTTCGACTGTGGCGTGCGCGGGTCAGTGGACGGGTCACCAAACACGCTAAATTACGGCCGGCTGGCGTTAGCCGCGGCTACTGCCCGACCCAGTACAAACGCTGA